From Sinorhizobium sp. B11:
TCGATGAGGTCACCCGCACGGCCCTTTCCATCGCCGAGACCAATCGCTCCGTTGCCGTTTCGTTGCGTGAGACCGACAGTACCGCGACGCAAGCGCGCCACATGCTGAAGGAATCGGCCGATCGCCTGTCCGGCTCGGTCTCGGAAATCCGTCACATGGTCCAGTCCTCGGAAGAGATCAGCACGGAAATCTCCGGCTTCTCCCGCTCGCTGACCGATGTCGACAAGGTGGCCGCCGAAATTAGCACCATCGCCCGCCAGACCAATCTTCTGGCGCTCAATGCGGCAATCGAGGCCGCTCGTGCAGGCGAGGCTGGCAAAGGTTTTGCCGTCGTCGCCTCCGAGATCCGCGCCTTGTCGCTGCAGACCTCCAAGGCCACGGGCTCCATCCAGGAAACGCTGGAGCAGCTTCGGCTCAAGATCGATCGTCTCTCGACTGTCGGCGGCGGCGCCCGCAAGAGTGCTGCCAGCGTCAGCGAAAAGTCCGAAGCGATGCGCGGCGCCTTCGAAAGCATGGAACATGTGATTACCCGCATCCTCGATTCATCCGCGGTCATGGCCAACACGACCGAGGCCGTGGATCGCGATTGCGCCGGCTTCGTCGCCAAGCTCGGCGAAATGTCGGCCGAGGTGCTGGATTCCAACGGCCGGCTGCAACAGGCGGCAAAACGCGTCGACAGCGTCGTCGGCCTGTCGGAAACGCTGATCCAGCTGACCGCGAGCGCCGGCGTGGAAACCGCCGACCGCCACTGGATCGAACAGGCCCAATCCGTCGCCGGCCAGATATCGCATGCCCTGGAGCGTGCCGTCGCCGAAGGCGCAATCGGCATGGAGAGCCTGTTCAACCGCCACTACCAGCCGATATCGGGCACCGATCCGGTACAGATGATGGCACCCTTCACTGAACTCGCCGACCGGCTGCTGCCGCCGATCCAGGAGCCGGTGGCGGGTTCCGACCAGCGCATCGCCTTCTGTGCCGCCATTGATGAAAACGGCTACCTGCCGACCCACAATCGCAAGTTCTCCGAGCCGCAGCGGCCGGGCGATGTCGTCTGGAATACTGCCAATTGCCGCAATCGCCGCATCTTCAACGATCGCGTCGGACTTGCTGCCGGCAGAAGCACTGCGCCCTTCCTTGTCCAGACTTACCGGCGGGACATGGGCGGCGGTAACTTCGTCATGATGAAAGATATTTCCGCCCCGATCACAGTCCGCGGTAGGCATTGGGGTGGTTTGCGGTTGGCGGTAAAAGTATAGCGTTGCCGCCATCTGCCATCCGGTCTATGTCCCGCCCATGAGATTGCGCGCCGATATCTACGTTTCCGCTCTCGTCCGCAGGGTTTTCTCCGCCGGCGATTTTGCTGCCGTGGAGAAGAAGGGCGCGGAAGAAGCTGGCGCGATCTTCATTCGCCAGCGCTTCCGTGACGGGCTCGAAACCCTCTATGCGCCGGCCCCGCAAAGCTTCTTCGACGAGGAGAGCAGCGGCGACCGGCTGTTCGAAATCAGGCTGGAACGCGCCGAGCCCGAGAAGGTGCAGGAAATGCTGGAGCGCGAGCGCAAGTTCGACCCGGATCTCTGGATCGTCGAGCTGGAGGCGGACGAGGTCTCGGAACTCATCCCGATGGCCAGCTGACGGCTTGCCTTGAATTTACGCCAATTCCCGCCTAGTTTACCGCCATCCGCAATACCAACAGGATGTGTGCTCAATGGATATGAACCTGATCGCAACGCCAATTTGCCTTGCCATCGGGGATTTCCATGCCTGCATCCATTACAGTTTCCAATCTTTCGTGGTCCACGCCTGACGACCGGCCGCTTTTCTCCAATATCGATCTGAGCTTCAACGCGGAGCGCGCCGGCCTTGTCGGTCGCAATGGCGTCGGCAAGACAACGCTCCTGAAGCTCGTCGCCGGCGAACTGCAGCCGCAGACGGGCTCCGTTGCCGTATCCGGCACTATCGGCATCCTGCGCCAGAGTGTGCAGGTTGGGCCGGATGAAACGGTCGCCGATCTTTTCGGCGCAACGCAGGCGCTTGCCATTCTCAGCCGTGCCGAAAGCGGCGAAGCCACTGCCGATGAGCTTGCTGTTGCCGACTGGACGCTCGAAGCCCGCATCGAAGGCGCACTGGAACGTGCCGGTCTTGCCGCCGGGCCGCAGACTTTGCTCGCAACACTCTCCGGCGGCCAGCGCACGCGCGGGGCATTCGCCGCCCTGATCTTCGAAGAGCCGGATTTCCTCATCCTCGACGAGCCGACCAACAATCTGGACCGGGAGGGGCGCGAAGCGGTGATCTCGCTTCTTGGAGGCTGGCGCCACGGCGCCCTGGTCGTCAGCCATGACCGCGAACTGCTGGATACGATGGATGCGATCGTCGAGCTGACGACTTTGGGCGCCACCCGCTATGGCGGAAACTGGAGCGATTACCGCGCCCGCAAGGCGCTGGAATTGGCCGCCGCCGAGCACGATCTGGCGTACGCCAAAAAGCGCGTGGCGGAGGTCGCCCGCAGTGCCCAGGAAACGGCCGAGCGCAAGGCCCGCAGGGACAGTGCCGGCAAGAAGAAAGCGGCCAAGGGCGACATGCCGCGAATCGTTGCCGGTGGTCTCAAGCGGCAGGCCGAAAATACCAACGGCGAGAATGCCCGCCTTGCCGAACGCCGCCATAGCCAGGCGCTTGAGGATGCCGAGGAGGCCCGCAAACGCATCGAGGTCCTGCAGCCGCTCTCTGTCAAGCTGCCCTCGACCGGCCTGCCGCCGGGCAGATCGGTATTGAAGATCGACGCGGTGACCGTCGGCTACGAAATCGACGAGCCGATCATCCGTAAACTGTCCGTCGATATGACCGGACCCGAACGCATCGCAGTCACCGGCCCGAACGGCTCGGGCAAGACAAC
This genomic window contains:
- a CDS encoding ATP-binding cassette domain-containing protein produces the protein MPASITVSNLSWSTPDDRPLFSNIDLSFNAERAGLVGRNGVGKTTLLKLVAGELQPQTGSVAVSGTIGILRQSVQVGPDETVADLFGATQALAILSRAESGEATADELAVADWTLEARIEGALERAGLAAGPQTLLATLSGGQRTRGAFAALIFEEPDFLILDEPTNNLDREGREAVISLLGGWRHGALVVSHDRELLDTMDAIVELTTLGATRYGGNWSDYRARKALELAAAEHDLAYAKKRVAEVARSAQETAERKARRDSAGKKKAAKGDMPRIVAGGLKRQAENTNGENARLAERRHSQALEDAEEARKRIEVLQPLSVKLPSTGLPPGRSVLKIDAVTVGYEIDEPIIRKLSVDMTGPERIAVTGPNGSGKTTLLALIAGDLQPWEGAVRVLTSFSMLDQRVSLLDPETSIRDNFRRLNPQSDENACRAALARFMFRADAALQIVSTLSGGQLLRAGLACVLGGATPPSLLILDEPTNHLDIDSIAAVEAGLRAYDGALLIVSHDEVFLEMVGITRRLELPGRKLLE
- a CDS encoding methyl-accepting chemotaxis protein, whose protein sequence is MQALKAVEENAVSPAYEPDGPDRDALRHILSRLAEEASTLGVDLVDIAGAIQDMAAMSARHAAAFDEVTRTALSIAETNRSVAVSLRETDSTATQARHMLKESADRLSGSVSEIRHMVQSSEEISTEISGFSRSLTDVDKVAAEISTIARQTNLLALNAAIEAARAGEAGKGFAVVASEIRALSLQTSKATGSIQETLEQLRLKIDRLSTVGGGARKSAASVSEKSEAMRGAFESMEHVITRILDSSAVMANTTEAVDRDCAGFVAKLGEMSAEVLDSNGRLQQAAKRVDSVVGLSETLIQLTASAGVETADRHWIEQAQSVAGQISHALERAVAEGAIGMESLFNRHYQPISGTDPVQMMAPFTELADRLLPPIQEPVAGSDQRIAFCAAIDENGYLPTHNRKFSEPQRPGDVVWNTANCRNRRIFNDRVGLAAGRSTAPFLVQTYRRDMGGGNFVMMKDISAPITVRGRHWGGLRLAVKV
- a CDS encoding DUF1491 family protein, whose protein sequence is MRLRADIYVSALVRRVFSAGDFAAVEKKGAEEAGAIFIRQRFRDGLETLYAPAPQSFFDEESSGDRLFEIRLERAEPEKVQEMLERERKFDPDLWIVELEADEVSELIPMAS